One window from the genome of Micromonospora aurantiaca ATCC 27029 encodes:
- a CDS encoding lysine N(6)-hydroxylase/L-ornithine N(5)-oxygenase family protein codes for MSTHDFIAVGLGPYNLGLACLTAPIDDLDGLFLEARDSFDWHPGMLLESTRLQTPFIADLVTLADPTSPYSFLSYLKETGRLYPFYIRESFFPLRAEYNDYCRWAAGKLPNLRFRHSVTAVEYDESDDRYVVHADTPDGPVTHRARHLVLGTGTPPYLPPACAGLGGDMIHNSRYLEHREALRAKDSITVVGSGQSAAEIYHDLLCDIDTYGYQLTWVTRSPRFFPLEYTKLTLEMTSPDYVDYFHALPEPTRYALEAAQKPLFKGINADLINDIYDLLYAKSLHGPAPTRLLTNTELVEAAYTDGRYRLGLRHTEQDRAFTLDTEGLVLATGYHYRVPEFLAPVRDRLRFDAHGRFDVARNYSIDHTGRGVFLQNGGTHTHSITSPDLGMGPYRNSWLIREMTGREHYPVEKTIAFQEFGAPAGVPA; via the coding sequence ATGTCGACCCACGACTTCATCGCCGTCGGGCTGGGCCCCTACAACCTCGGCCTGGCCTGCCTCACCGCGCCGATCGACGACCTCGACGGCCTGTTCCTGGAGGCCCGCGACAGCTTCGACTGGCATCCCGGCATGCTGCTCGAATCCACCCGGCTCCAGACGCCGTTCATCGCCGACCTGGTCACGCTCGCGGACCCGACCTCGCCGTACTCGTTCCTGAGCTACCTCAAGGAGACCGGACGGCTCTACCCGTTCTACATCCGGGAGAGCTTCTTCCCACTGCGCGCCGAGTACAACGACTACTGCCGCTGGGCCGCCGGGAAGCTGCCGAACCTGCGCTTCCGGCACAGCGTCACCGCTGTCGAGTACGACGAGAGCGACGACCGGTACGTGGTGCACGCGGACACGCCGGACGGGCCGGTCACCCACCGGGCCCGGCACCTCGTGCTCGGCACCGGCACGCCGCCGTACCTGCCGCCCGCCTGCGCCGGCCTGGGCGGCGACATGATCCACAACTCGCGCTACCTGGAGCACCGGGAGGCGCTGCGGGCCAAGGACAGCATCACGGTCGTCGGCAGCGGCCAGAGCGCCGCGGAGATCTACCACGACCTGCTCTGCGACATCGACACGTACGGCTACCAGCTCACCTGGGTGACCCGCTCGCCCCGGTTCTTCCCGCTGGAGTACACCAAGCTCACGTTGGAGATGACCTCGCCGGACTACGTGGACTACTTCCACGCGCTGCCCGAGCCGACCCGCTACGCGCTGGAGGCCGCGCAGAAGCCGCTGTTCAAGGGCATCAACGCCGACCTGATCAACGACATCTACGACCTGCTGTACGCCAAGAGCCTGCACGGACCGGCGCCGACGCGCCTGCTGACCAACACCGAGCTGGTCGAGGCGGCGTACACCGACGGCCGCTACCGGCTCGGGCTGCGCCACACCGAGCAGGACCGCGCGTTCACCCTCGACACGGAAGGACTGGTGCTGGCCACCGGCTACCACTACCGGGTGCCGGAGTTCCTCGCGCCGGTACGCGACCGGCTCCGCTTCGACGCGCACGGCCGCTTCGACGTGGCCCGCAACTACAGCATCGACCACACCGGCCGGGGCGTGTTCCTCCAGAACGGCGGCACCCACACGCACAGCATCACCTCGCCCGACCTGGGCATGGGTCCGTACCGCAACTCGTGGCTGATCCGGGAGATGACCGGCCGGGAGCACTACCCGGTGGAGAAGACCATCGCCTTCCAGGAGTTCGGCGCGCCGGCCGGAGTGCCGGCATGA